One Aegilops tauschii subsp. strangulata cultivar AL8/78 chromosome 7, Aet v6.0, whole genome shotgun sequence genomic window carries:
- the LOC109768171 gene encoding 3-ketoacyl-CoA synthase 6-like yields the protein MALAAGVLKIVAPQPGAIYPIHVFLAMVLLTITASIYLALRRKTVYLVDYACFRPSFNLRCPKATFLEHAHLSSLLDDSTVNFIGNVLKRSGMSDETCVPPVLHYIEPYCGLYEARAEAESIVFSVTDDLLAKTCINRDAIGVLITTSSIFCPIPSIADMIVNRYKLRGDLRVMNLSGMACSASMTAVGLASNMLQVMPWGSHALIVSTETTGPGHYQGNTRSMQLPNILFRIGGVAKLLSTSSSRARFELAHVTRIITAANNSAYRCAYQEEDEKGILGTRLTKDLMVVAGEALKDNLTTSGPLVLPTAELLKFFLFDIPGKVLYWRKIRPYIPNFCVAFEHICIHVGGPAVISSIQRGLNLSDKHVEPSRMTLYRFGNQSAASVWYELAYIDAKGLMKKGDKVWMIGFGAGYECNTAGWVCIQPSSCADGPWANCINCYPMDISRKA from the coding sequence ATGGCACTTGCAGCAGGTGTCCTAAAAATAGTTGCACCTCAACCCGGAGCTATTTATCCCATCCACGTATTTCTTGCCATGGTTCTACTGACCATCACCGCAAGTATCTACCTTGCACTCCGTCGTAAAACTGTATACCTTGTTGACTACGCTTGCTTCCGGCCAAGTTTCAACCTAAGATGCCCAAAGGCAACCTTCCTCGAGCATGCACATCTCTCATCTTTGCTTGATGATTCTACTGTCAACTTCATAGGAAATGTTCTCAAGCGCTCAGGAATGAGCGATGAGACATGTGTCCCGCCTGTACTTCACTATATAGAGCCATATTGTGGGCTTTACGAAGCACGTGCCGAAGCAGAGTCAATTGTCTTCTCGGTGACCGACGATCTTTTGGCCAAGACATGCATCAATCGTGATGCAATCGGTGTTCTTATCACCACCTCAAGTATATTTTGTCCGATACCATCTATTGCTGACATGATTGTGAATAGATACAAGTTAAGAGGTGATCTTCGTGTAATGAACCTCTCAGGGATGGCATGCTCTGCATCAATGACCGCAGTGGGGCTCGCAAGCAATATGTTGCAGGTCATGCCTTGGGGGTCGCATGCATTGATAGTGTCAACAGAGACCACTGGGCCAGGCCACTATCAAGGGAATACACGCTCCATGCAGTTGCCTAACATCTTATTCCGCATAGGTGGAGTGGCGAAGTTGTTGTCGACTTCTAGCTCAAGAGCTCGGTTTGAGCTTGCACATGTCACGCGGATAATTACTGCGGCAAACAACTCCGCGTACCGATGTGCATATCAGGAGGAAGATGAGAAGGGCATCCTAGGGACACGTCTCACTAAAGACCTTATGGTTGTTGCTGGAGAAGCACTCAAGGACAATCTCACTACAAGCGGGCCACTTGTACTGCCTACAGCAGAGCTTCTCAAGTTTTTCCTTTTTGACATTCCTGGAAAGGTGCTCTATTGGAGGAAGATTAGACCATACATCCCCAACTTTTGTGTTGCATTTGAACATATATGCATCCACGTAGGTGGACCTGCGGTTATCAGCTCAATACAGCGTGGCCTCAATCTATCAGACAAGCACGTTGAACCGTCACGAATGACACTATATCGCTTTGGAAACCAGTCGGCCGCATCAGTGTGGTATGAGTTGGCATACATCGATGCTAAAGGCCTAATGAAGAAAGGCGACAAGGTGTGGATGATCGGATTTGGTGCAGGGTACGAGTGCAACACCGCTGGTTGGGTGTGTATACAACCATCTTCTTGCGCGGATGGACCCTGGGCTAACTGCATCAATTGCTACCCTATGGATATCTCTAGAAAAGCTTAA